One segment of Triticum aestivum cultivar Chinese Spring chromosome 2A, IWGSC CS RefSeq v2.1, whole genome shotgun sequence DNA contains the following:
- the LOC123188427 gene encoding protein DETOXIFICATION 40 has product MGPGDHAGVRSADGRLEALLSGGGGARRMASAAALELRLLAPLAAPAVVVYMLIIVMSSATQIFCGQLGNVQLAAASLGNNGIQVFAYGLMLGMGSAVETLCGQAYGAEKYEMLGVYLQRSTVLLMATGVPLAAMYAFSEPILLLLGQSPEIAGAAAEFAYGLIPQIFAYAANFPIQKFLQAQSIVAPSAYILTASMALHVAMSWVAVYRLGLGLLGASLTLSLTWWVLVAGQFAYIVLSPRCRETWTGFTWAAFADLAGFAKLSAASAVMLALEVWYFQVLILLAGMLPDPQIALDSLTVCTSIQSWVFMISVGFNAAASVRVGNELGAGNPRSAAFSAWVVTAMSALIAVVAGVLVFLLRHKLSYIFTGGEAVSRAVADLCPLLVGTIVLCGIQPVLSGVAVGCGWQALVAYINIGCYYFIGVPLDALLGFKFDYGIKGLWGGMIGGTLIQTIILLWITFRTDWEKEVEEARRRLDKWDDAKQPLLANVQR; this is encoded by the exons ATGGGTCCGGGTGATCATGCAGGGGTCCGTTCCGCCGACGGCCGGCTGGAGGCCCTGCTCTCCGGCGGCGGTGGGGCACGGCGCATGGCGTCGGCCGCGGCGCTGGAGCTGCGGCTGCTTGCTCCGCTGGCCGCGCCGGCGGTGGTGGTGTACATGCTGATCATCGTGATGTCGTCGGCCACCCAGATCTTCTGCGGCCAGCTCGGCAACGTgcagctcgccgccgcctccctcggcaACAACGGCATCCAGGTGTTCGCCTACGGCCTCATG CTCGGGATGGGGAGCGCGGTGGAGACGCTGTGCGGGCAGGCGTACGGCGCCGAGAAGTACGAGATGCTGGGCGTGTACCTGCAGCGCTCGACGGTGCTCCTCATGGCCACCGGCGTGCCGCTGGCCGCCATGTACGCCTTCTCGGAGCCcatcctcctcctgctcgggcagtcgccggagatcgccggcgccgccgcggagTTCGCCTACGGCCTCATCCCGCAGATCTTCGCGTACGCGGCCAACTTCCCCATCCAGAAGTTCCTGCAGGCGCAGAGCATCGTGGCGCCCAGCGCCTACATCCTGACggccagcatggcgctgcacgTGGCGATGAGCTGGGTGGCGGTGTATAGGCTGGGCCTAGGCCTACTGGGCGCGTCGCTCACGCTGAGCCTGACGTGGTGGGTCCTGGTGGCAGGGCAGTTCGCGTACATCGTGCTGAGCCCGAGGTGCCGGGAGACGTGGACCGGGTTCACGTGGGCCGCGTTCGCCGACCTGGCGGGGTTCGCCAAGCTGTCGGCCGCGTCGGCGGTGATGCTGGCGCTGGAGGTGTGGTACTTCCAGGTGCTCAtcctcctcgccggcatgctgCCCGACCCACAGATCGCACTTGATTCACTCACCGTCTG CACCTCGATTCAGTCATGGGTGTTCATGATCTCCGTGGGCTTCAACGCAGCTGCCAG CGTGAGGGTGGGGAATGAACTTGGCGCCGGGAACCCCAGGTCTGCCGCGTTCTCTGCATGGGTGGTCACCGCCATGTCCGCGCTCATAGCAGTCGTAGCCGGCGTTCTGGTCTTCCTGCTCAGGCACAAGCTCAGCTACATCTTCACCGGCGGCGAGGCCGTCTCGCGTGCCGTCGCCGATCTCTGTCCTTTGCTTGTCGGCACCATTGTGCTCTGCGGAATCCAGCCTGTGCTATCAG GTGTTGCTGTTGGCTGTGGGTGGCAAGCATTGGTAGCATACATCAACATTGGATGCTATTACTTCATCGGCGTACCCCTTGACGCGCTCCTGGGCTTCAAGTTTGACTATGGAATCAAG GGGTTGTGGGGAGGCATGATTGGAGGCACGCTCATCCAAACAATTATCCTATTGTGGATCACATTCAGAACTGATTGGGAAAAGGAG GTCGAGGAGGCGAGGAGAAGACTGGACAAGTGGGACGACGCAAAGCAGCCGCTTCTCGCTAACGTGCAGCGATGA